The nucleotide window GATATGTTGACGATGGCAgccttgctgcagctcagccctgagcctgGGCTCCCCTGGGCAGCCTTCTTCAGCAAGGGCAGAAAGGCCTGTGAGGAGATAGAGGGGACAGGAGCACACATGGACAGGCAGGGGAGAAGCTCCTTCCACAGTGGGCAACATTGACACCAGCACTGGGGGGGCatcctccctcctcttccctgccaggctccagctcctgagctcCAGCCCATGGCTCCACAAGCTTCTCATTAACTGAGAGCCCATTGGTAATCAGAATGGAGGCAGGATTCCCTCCCACCAGCCCTTCATGCTTCCCCAGGACAGCCCAACTTGGGTGAGGGTCTCACCTGGCCCATCAGCAGGGGGCCAACTGTGTTGGTGGTGTAAATCTCCCTCATGTCCTCCGATGTCTCCGTATCAAGTGTGTTCAACTTCACAATTCCAGCATTGTTGATGAGGAGgttcagcccagagccccccaggtgCTCCCCAACCTTGGCTGCAGCCGCCTTGATGCTGGCAGGGTCAGAGACTTCTGCAGAGCAAACACAGGGGAGGTCAGAGCCTGTGTCCCCATGCTGGAGtcccctctgttcccccagagGTGGCAGTGCCCGATGGCCCTGCAGGcaccagcccatggcacagctccctcccagcacagggctcccagggcgtgcccagcctgggcactcgCCAGAGGAACTGGGGCAAAGGATCCGCACCTCGGGGCACCTACCGAGcgggatgatgatgatgttgGGGTGCTTGGAGGCCAAATTCTGTAACTCCTGAAAGAGAGGGCACTGTGTAGGCATGGAgaggctggaggggctgtgcAGAGGCTCAGACGTTCCCAGGCAAAGGCCATGCCACTCCATCTCTGTCCCTGCATCACTTTGTGTCCAacacctgctccagctgccacaTCAATGGGGCTCTGTGCCTTCTATACATGCCTGGTGCCATTCTCCCCTCCACATATCCCATGCACAACTGGTCCTGTGGTGTCCCAAGCCAGCTGAcctgtgctgcaggtgcttgactgcagctccagcccattgcaaacaccattcctgatccagtcTCCCCCTGCCCAGTCTCACCTGTGCTCGCTGTCCCTTGGGGTCCCGACAGCCTGCAAAGATCCACTGAGGTGGGTTTGGCATCCTCAGGAAATGCTGGACGAGCCCCAGGCCGAGTCCCCGGTTGGCCCCAGTCACCAGAAGGGAGCGGACGTGGAGCCCTGCcatgctgccctggctgtggctgcactgCTCTCGCCTGGACTCTGCCAGTGCCTTTTGCTACTTGGTTATCTCACATGTTCCCATGAGGACTTGCATCAGCTCGTGGCTCTCAGAAATTCTCTGCCTGCACCTCAATCTCTTGGCTCTGGTCCATACCCGTGATCCACTTTTCCTGCTGGCTGTGGAATGATGCAAAGGGAGCCAAGTgtcctgcccaggcagggaaagCCCTGGGCTAGGTGTCAGGAGTGTTGCTTTATGCTACCAGACCTGAGCCTTTTGGTTTTAAGGGCCAGCACTATCCCTGTCCTTGCAGTGCAACACCATCTCCCaccacctccctccctcctgggaTGCCAGGCCTGTCCCTCCCTTTACCCAAGGTCAGGCAGGCGAGGCTGGACTTGCTGACTCTGCACAGTGCAGTTTATTTGCCTTAGTTTGTGCAATGCcgaggccagggctggggataGAGCAGTCAGGACAGGTGAATGTCCCTTGAGGACTTGAGAATAgagcagccaggacagacaaATGTTCCTTAGCCACAGGAATAGGCTGAGAAACCTAGAAACCCTCCAGAACCACTGGGAAAAACCCTCCAGGGCTGACCAGAGTGACCCCTTTCCTCAGAGTCTGCTCTAACAGCACCTATAATATTCAAGTGTGATAGAAGGATAacccctgccccatccctggaagtgttcatggACAGGCTGCATGAGcttctgagcaacctgatctagtgtaAGGCATCCCTACTTGttcaggggggttggaactagatggtctttaacATCCTCTCCAGCCCAAACTATGGCTCTGTGATGCTATGATAAAATTCAGATTTGCCCCTGGGTGTGACTTTGGTGCAGGTGGGAGCCAGGGCCGTGCCCAGGCACACACACTGCAGGTGAACATCCAGCCCCAGGGTGGTCCAGGTACTGCCCAGCTCTTTCCTGCAGTACTGAGCCAATTGATGGACTGAACTCCCAGGGAAGCATGTGACTGGTGGATCCAGGAGCTTTGGACAGGCCTGAGGATCGCTGAATTATAGAATCATCCCCCAGGAGTTCCTGTTGCACCTAAAATCAATGGAGAACCATGACCTGCATgtttccctgtgtccccaccctgcagggagggtctggGCATCTGATGGATGATAGATAGATTGTACTTGGTGGTCTTAGGGGTCTTTTCCTgtctaaatgattctgtgattctatgatcccATGGCGTCCCCAGCTGgttcctgctgcagcatcaCTCAAACTGCACAGACCATTTGCAACAGTGGAATATACACATCTAAGATAGTTCAGAGATGTTGTGTAGGTAGTTTAAAGTAATTAATAACCACTTATACGGGATGTGATTGGGCAGGACTAGGGTGCATAAGCTTGTGGAacctctcctgctccagctggagatgctgctccaACTTTGCTTTGCAACTGGAGAATGATGAGCTGTCATGTTCAGGAGATCTGATCCTCCATCCAAATGCAACCTTTCCAAATAAATCAGCTTTTGTCAGAAAGAGCAAACCCTGCTGCCTATTCTTCTGTGTGTTTGGTGAGTTGACCCTGGCTGAATGCCTCACATTCACCAAAGGCACTCTATCACTTCCCTCTGCAACTggaaaggggagaggaaaaatGTAACAA belongs to Agelaius phoeniceus isolate bAgePho1 chromosome 12, bAgePho1.hap1, whole genome shotgun sequence and includes:
- the LOC129125470 gene encoding C-signal-like, giving the protein MAGLHVRSLLVTGANRGLGLGLVQHFLRMPNPPQWIFAGCRDPKGQRAQELQNLASKHPNIIIIPLEVSDPASIKAAAAKVGEHLGGSGLNLLINNAGIVKLNTLDTETSEDMREIYTTNTVGPLLMGQAFLPLLKKAAQGSPGSGLSCSKAAIVNISSIGGSIASAFGWELIQVTSYRCSKAALNMLSKCQSLAYKEHGILCVALHPGWVQTDLGSSAGGVPPVTVDDSVQGMLKVLSSLSEKDTGTFLDWEGNVVPW